The Mastomys coucha isolate ucsf_1 unplaced genomic scaffold, UCSF_Mcou_1 pScaffold11, whole genome shotgun sequence genome includes a window with the following:
- the LOC116080965 gene encoding protein FAM186A-like — protein MSAKRQSKANDESDSGDESMDLAILRKPKSSHDNSMSLQFEIPAAVQAVISKIEESQSTRAKEDVIFKLSGIMNNVQLIMTRYNIDSASLGQKSSVSEGQKKKRKDFLEKIAMCVKNSEIRERTLYKILSWLEEWNFVLSEVAAINMDEYHHWIAKMELMPAMLKGINNNVDSMIQMTLFLIEEKKRMKKKTLARGTLWKAWKDRAIKRPATAQAMRADQMTFDQMGLNTKVSEIQSMLQELINTAMFSKLENNAIKYISVTLGNLSKALSTVNDELRLVSSRVAKSVQKEDQVEEKESDNSRQVIQELSEENEMLQQRLREAEERCDQLIRIKNYLGRQMTHPAASLKTNIILPLQVPYISRVARDNESDEKTDDSQKKGAKSTAVMWDPSASEADLDAGKEQAEDIAETTQDQKKIKGLPLTDETLDTNPEMEEKKSRQLAILKALEKEKAGKLKGQKGKDGPSAMWERLKKGKSEQLIQGTPGSPESRESTLKLTDKEAKSEVDLLQPEGAPEPQKPETRWKKLIAAKTEETKQSGKLQAKTSKATSLAPEESEQSSLESFQRAILAFLREKMNNVGKAFDPKSIHKEESSLEKAEVEKLNIIKAKIEEYFQKVAETVTIALRTYREGRKVQPKEKPKKQPKGVLGMLRTPPRQAVGGGAKSEVGRVLLSEITDPAIKKLVEMLLEEIDSDLRYKRTKEQQQEVVEVQKEEPREKPKDKTKLLEVWRQALQSLEVRQAQDLRDAEDGERLKWIDSSYQDLRKIISPTSMSLTTRLMKTPKPQISQAQLPGVMEAAVEKLPKLSPSSSTAPSTHVPEQTQIIGPQTLSGPLTSGTPLEIKTAFTARQEQEPGPKLIVPKIPKPTQIPKGPLKSEKPKAMQISQELSGVTTLPFQEVQVTDSIPTSQQALEQESTPSPEQVKEPRITLTPQQTQALGITLTPEQTKTQKISLTHEQAQALGITLTPEQYKEQRINLTPQQAQALGITLNLQQAQALGITLTPEQAKAQRVSLNLQQSQTQGTTLTTQQAEAQRTNLTSEQAKALGLSLTPPHPITFTSEQVQALGITPTPQPITLSPEQTQALGITPTPQPITLSPEQVQALGITPTPQPITLSPEQTQALGITPTPQPITLSPEQTQALGITPTPQPITLSPEQTQALGITPTPQPITLSPEQTQALGITPTPQSRHWISPRPLSRSLSPLSSPGP, from the exons GATGTTATTTTTAAGCTGTCTGGAATAATGAACAACGTGCAGCTGATAATGACTCGGTATAATATCGACAGTGCGTCCCTGGGCCAGAAGAGCTCCGTCtcagaaggccagaagaagaagagaaaggatttCTTAGAAAAGATTGCCATGTGTGTGAAGAATAGtgaaattagagaaaggactctcTACAAGATTCTATCCTGGCTAGAAGAATGGA ATTTTGTTCTGTCTGAGGTGGCTGCCATTAATATGGATGAGTATCATCACTGGATTGCCAAGATGGAGTTGATGCCAGCAATGCTGAAAGGGATCAACAATAATGTCGATTCTATGATCCAAATGACCTTATTCCTCAtcgaagaaaagaagagaatgaagaaaaaaacat tGGCAAGAGGTACTCTCTGGAAAGCTTGGAAAGACCGGGCTATCAAACGGCCTGCCACGGCCCAAGCTATGAGAGCTGATCAGATGACTTTCGACCAGATGGGCTTAAACACTAAGGTTTCAGAGATCCAGAGCATGCTGCAGGAGCTCATCAACACAGCGATGTTTAGCAAACTGGAGAACAACGCCATTAAGTACATATCAGTAACACTGGGGAACCTCTCCAAGGCGCTGAGCACCGTCAACGATGAGCTAAGACTGGTGAGCTCTCGAGTTGCCAAGTCGGTTCAGAAAGAAGATCAAGTGGAAGAGAAAGAGTCAGACAACTCCAGGCAGGTCATCCAAGAACTCAGTGAAGAGAACGAGATGCTTCAGCAGAGACTTAGAGAAGCTGAAGAAAGATGTGACCAACTTATTCGCATCAAAAATTATCTTGGGCGCCAGATGACACACCCAGCCGCATCTCTGAAGACGAACATCATACTGCCTCTACAGGTACCGTACATCAGCAGAGTGGCCAGGGACAATGAGAGTGATGAAAAGACGGATGACTCCCAGAAGAAGGGGGCCAAGAGCACTGCAGTGATGTGGGACCCATCTGCGAGTGAAGCGGATCTGGATGCAGGTAAGGAGCAGGCTGAAGACATTGCTGAGACAACCcaggaccagaaaaaaatcaaaggcctGCCACTGACAGACGAGACCTTGGACAcaaatccagaaatggaggaaaagaaatcCAGGCAGCTTGCTATTCTAAAAgcactggaaaaggagaaagcaggTAAACTGAAGGGCCAAAAAGGCAAAGATGGACCAAGTGCCATGTGGGAACGACTGAAGAAGGGCAAATCTGAGCAGCTGATTCAAGGCACCCCAGGCTCTCCAGAGAGTCGAGAGTCTACCCTTAAGTTAACAGACAAAGAGGCTAAGAGTGAAGTAGATCTGCTTCAGCCTGAGGGTGCCCCAGAGCCACAAAAACCGGAAACAAGGTGGAAAAAACTCATAGCAGCgaaaactgaagaaacaaagcaGTCTGGTAAGTTACAAGCCAAGACCTCCAAGGCGACTTCACTAGCCCCCGAGGAAAGTGAGCAGAGCAGTCTAGAATCATTTCAAAGGGCCATCCTGGCCTTCCTGAGAGAGAAGATGAATAACGTAGGAAAGGCTTTTGACCCAAAGAGTATACACAAGGAGGAGTCGTCACTGGAAAAAGCAGAAGTTGAAAAATTAAACATCATAAAGGCAAAAATAGAGGAGTATTTCCAAAAGGTGGCTGAGACTGTGACTATAGCCTTGAGGACatacagagagggaagaaaggtgcAACCTAAAGAGAAGCCCAAGAAGCAGCCAAAGGGAGTACTGGGCATGCTACGGACGCCTCCTAGGCAGGCAGTGGGCGGCGGTGCCAAGTCTGAAGTTGGCAGAGTTCTCCTCAGTGAGATCACAGACCCAGCGATTAAGAAACTGGTAGAGATGCTCTTAGAAGAGATAGACAGTGACTTAAGATACAAAAGGACAAAGGAGCAGCAACAGGAGGTGGTGGAGGTACAGAAGGAAGAGCCAAGAGAGAAGCCAAAGGACAAAACAAAGCTGCTGGAGGTGTGGAGACAAGCACTGCAGTCACTAGAGGTTCGCCAGGCTCAAGACCTGAGAGATGCAGAAGACGGCGAAAGGCTGAAGTGGATCGACTCAAGCTATCAGGACCTGCGGAAAATCATTAGCCCAACCTCGATGAGTTTAACTACCAGGTTGATGAAGACCCCGAAACCGCAGATAAGTCAGGCGCAGCTGCCTGGTGTAATGGAGGCCGCCGTGGAAAAGCTGCCCAAActgtctccctcctcttccacGGCCCCCTCAACTCATGTCCCTGAGCAGACCCAGATAATCGGTCCTCAGACTTTGAGCGGTCCTCTTACGAGTGGAACTCCTCTAGAGATAAAGACTGCTTTCACAGCAAGGCAGGAGCAAGAACCGGGCCCTAAGCTGATAGTTCCTAAGATTCCTAAGCCAACACAGATTCCAAAAGGGCCTCTCAAATCAGAAAAACCCAAGGCGATGCAAATCTCCCAAGAGCTATCTGGAGTAACAACTCTACCCTTCCAGGAGGTCCAAGTCACAGATAGCATTCCCACATCCCAGCAGGCCCTTGAACAAGAAAGCACTCCCAGTCCTGAGCAAGTCAAGGAGCCAAGGATCACTCTCACCCCTCAGCAGACCCAGGCCCTAGGCATCACTCTTACCCCTGAGCAAACTAAGACCCAGAAGATCAGTCTGACCCATGAGCAGGCTCAGGCCCTAGGGATCACTCTCACTCCTGAGCAGtacaaagaacaaagaatcaATCTGACTCCTCAACAGGCCCAGGCTCTGGGGATCACTCTCAACCTTCAGCAGGCCCAGGCCCTGGGGATCACTCTCACCCCTGAGCAGGCCAAGGCACAGAGGGTCAGTCTAAACCTTCAACAGTCCCAGACCCAGGGAACCACTCTCACCACTCAGCAGGCTGAAGCACAAAGAACTAATCTCACCTCTGAACAGGCCAAAGCCCTGGGGCTCTCTCTGACGCCTCCTCACCCAATCACTTTCACTTCTGAGCAGGTCCAGGCACTGGGGATCACTCCAACCCCTCAGCCGATCACTCTCAGTCCTGAGCAGACCCAGGCTCTGGGGATCACTCCAACCCCTCAGCCAATCACTCTCAGCCCTGAGCAGGTCCAGGCCCTGGGTATCACTCCGACCCCTCAGCCGATCACTCTCAGCCCTGAGCAGACCCAGGCACTGGGGATCACTCCGACCCCTCAGCCGATCACTCTCAGTCCTGAGCAGACCCAGGCACTGGGTATCACTCCGACCCCTCAGCCGATCACTCTCAGCCCTGAGCAGACCCAGGCTCTGGGGATCACTCCGACTCCTCAGCCGATCACTCTCAGTCCTGAGCAGACCCAGGCACTGGGTATCACTCCGACCCCTCA GTCCAGGCACTGGATATCACCCCGACCCCTCAGCCGATCACTCTCACCCCTGAGCAGTCCCGGGCCCTGA